The genomic interval AACAACCCTACGATCGTATTCGTACCAGTATGGCCAAATTTACGCCGTGTTCAGATTGCCAAGCGGACTATAACACCCCAGAAAATAGACGGTTTCATTCTCAAACACTGGCCTGTTCTCATTGTGGCCCTCAATTATTTCAGCTGACCCCCTCCGCTACGTTACTAGCAACAACGCTAACAACGATTATTCATTCTTTAAAACAAGGAAAAATAATTGCCTTAAAAGGCGTTGGTGGTTTTCAACTCATCGTTGATGCGACTAATGACGAGGCGGTTAAACGCCTACGATTAAAAAAACAACGCCCTCATAAACCGTTTGCCTTATTAGTTGAAACGCTCGCAGAGGCCGAATCACTGTGTCACCTCAATGCGATTGAACAACAAACCTTAAGTACTCATCAAGCCCCTATTGTCTTATTAAAACGCCGAAAAAATAGACCGCTTCCTGACTCAATCGCCCCGAATAATTCATTATTAGGTCTTATGTTACCCGCCTCGCCCTTGCATCAGTTACTCGCACATGACTTTAAGCAACCGTTAGTTGTTACGAGTGGCAATCGGTGCGGGGATCCAATCTGTATTAATGATGAGCAAGCATTAATACAATTAACAGGCATTGCGGATTATTTTTTTACCCATAACCGTCCAATTATTCGCCCTTTAGATGATTCTATTGTAAGGGTTATTCATCATCAACCGACGGTTTTTCGACGAGCGCGAGGTTATACGCCCTTCCCTATCACACTCAATAAATCAATTAATCCTCGAATAGCCATGGGGGGGCATCTAAAAAATACGATTGCAATTAGCTTAGGTAACCAACTTATTTTAAGTCAACATCTGGGCGATTTAACCTCCCTAGGTTCACGCAACTTATTTCAACAAACCTTAACCGATATGTGTACCTTTTATGGGGTTGAGCCAACCACCATCATCCACGATTTACATCCTGATTATTACAGTACGCAACATGCACAGGAATCGTCTTTAAAAAAAAGAGCAGTCCCGCATCATCATGCCCATATTTTAGCCTCTATGGCCGAACATGATTTACAGCCTCCTGTATTAGGCTTTGCATGGGATGGCGTTGGTTTAGGGGCAGACAAGACACTTTGGGGGGGCGAATGTTTAGGGATCAATGATAACGGCTTTCAACGGATTGCCCACTTTAAAACCTTTCCTTTAGTCGGCGGCGATAAAGCTGCAAATGAACCCCGCCGAGCTGCATTGGGAATACTGTATAGTCTTTACGGCGATGCTTTATTTAGTCAAACATTTGAATGGCTCTCTATTTTTTCAACCCAAGAATTAAAACTCTTACGCCAAAGCTTGAATAAGCAACTAAATACCCCTCAAACCTCCAGTGTAGGACGACTCTTTGATGCGGTTTCTTCTCTATTAGACGTATGTCATTTCAACCAATTTGAAGGACAGGCTGCCATATTATTAGAACAATTGGCAGCCCGTTCTAAAACAAGCCGATGTTATCCATTTATATTGCAACAGAGCGAGCCTATTATCATTGATTGGCATCCCTTAATTTTGGGCATTATTGCAGATAAAGGCCAAGTAAGTCGGGCTGATATTGCGGCTAAATTTCACAACACCCTAGCTGAAATAAGTTTAGCAATAGTAAAGCCTTTGTCATATCAAACGATTGTTTTAAATGGCGGTTGCTTTCAAAATGCCTTACTAACCGAATCGTGTATCACAAAATTAGAAAACGAAAAGTTTTGTGTTTATACCGCTCAAAAAATTCCGCCTAACGATGGTGGCTTGGCATTAGGGCAGTTATTTATTTAAATTTTATACTTAAATTCACATCTTGTTAAAGCGATTTACCGAGACCCACATAAAAACTATTCTTTAACATAAGGTTTACTTGTATCTACTTTAAATTTCAGGGTAAAACAAATATCAGACCTGCAAACTTTGCGCTTTTTGAGCGATAAGATTCGCCATAGACGGCATTTTGAATTCACCACTAACTCGGTCATAAACATAATCATAAAAACTCACGGCTAGTTTTTTAGCCGTTTCAGCAAGACTCATAAAACTGTCTTTGATTTTCGTGCCTTTCTCATTTCGAGTCTGGAAGCTTATGTCTCGCGCACGCGCTTGTCTTCTTGCGCCAAGTTCGGCTGCATTGTTATGGAGTGGTAATTGTGGAAGCTCCAAAACTCGCAATAATTCAGTCTTTTTCGCCAGTGTTTTGGCGATGCGATCATTGAGGTCTTCATAATCGCTTGTGGTTGCAAACAATTCATCAAATCGCGTTAACAACCATGCCTTTTTATCGGGGCAGGGATTTTTTTGATAGTTAAGCAACTCCTTATAATACTCCCAATAGAGCCCTCGAAAATCGGCTAATGCTTGCTGATGTATTTCCAGAATTGGACGGAGTTTTTTGTAGTGGCGAGCATCGTGAACCCAGCATAACCCCAAATGTTCCGTCAGTAATTTGAATTGCGGCGCATCGTCTGCAAGCAAGGTTTCAATAACAGGAAAATCCGTTTGTTGCTGATAATAGGCAATGGCGCAAGCTTCGGTGACATGCGTTGCCTGTCTTACGCCTAAGGTATTTAAGATCGCTAAGTGCAACTTAAATTGCGCTTCATTCATCACTGTATTGACAGGTATTTGAGCATCAACTTTTGCCCGTGCTTTATCAGCTAACTTGAACTCGTCAAGCAAGGATTGAGCCTGTTGATTGTAGATATAATGGCGTGGCGCATAATCGGTCAGCACGTCCAGAACCGATAAACGGTTTTTGTGTTTGGTGGTGAAATAAGCGGTAAACAAGTCATTGCAGACCACCTGACAATAGTGGTTATCACCGTTGACTCGCGCACTGGTATCATCAATCTGTCCATAATCACTGTTGAGAATGCCGCTGCGATAAAGTTCGCTTTTTTCCTGATGCGCCCAGTCATAACCGCCTGTCCATTGCTGAGAAACATAAGTCGGCGAGACCACAATGCCAATATTTTCAAAAAAACCGACCATGGGTTTTTCGGTCACGCCCATCATCTTAAGTATGGGAATCAAGCTACGAATTCCAATACCAAATTCGCCCTGACCTCGAACGCCTTCAGGCAATTGGGCGCGGTAATACTTATTTTCAGAAGGTGAATAAAAAATCTCACGGAGATACTTAATATTATTGGTTTTGATGACAATGTCTTGAATCACCACTTCCGCAAAGCCTTTAGATACTAAGTCGCTAGGCAAGCCAGTTTTGTCGAGTAGGCATTTTAGCGTTTGGTCGATTTTAACTCGTGGGATCTTGGGTTTACGGCGGCGTTTTTTCTTATCCGAGTCCGTATTTTCAGTGTCGTTATTAGTTTCTTTTTGCGCGTCAACTTGTGCTTTTTACGTTCGTCTTCGGATGAAATATCATCACCCTTATTATTTTTATTGGGTTTGATATCAGGCTTTCCCTGCTCACCTTTCAAGCGATTAACCTCGTCACGAAGTTGCTGTAATTCAGTTTCTAAAGACAATTTATCACTGGCTAAGCGTTCAATAAGATTGAATATTTTTTTGACAATATCCTGCGCTTCGCTACTTTCCATTTGAGCGATTGCTTGATAAATGGCGTTAGTTTCAGCCTGTAGGTCGTGGATATTCAAAGTATGTAACTATTCGTTCTTTTATGATATGTTGTCAAATCTATTTTAGAAATTTTATCTTTACCCTGAGATTTAAAGTAGATACGTATTTATTTTAGGAAAAATTTATATTTCAGCGGCCTATTCGGTTATTTTTCTTGTGAATACAGGTACAGAAAGTATTGCTTAGTCGCTTAGGTTTTTATGAAAAACTCGTGAGTGTTAAGGGGGATAGATTTCTGTCGCATAGAAATCTCTAAAATATAAATAAATCAAACACAGATTCTCTTGAGCTCTTTAAATAAATATTAGAAATCATAATCAAAAAATTTACGATGGAAATATTGATTTAGAGGTTTAGTTTGATGTTGTTAATGTAGATTATGATTGTTTACTAGAGAGATTGAATTGGAATAATGGGCTATCAACTTAAGACGGAACAAGTTGAGGTTAAGCCTTGCGCCGTAGTGTTCCACCTTAAGTTAGTAGCCTTTTTTTGTGTTGTCTATACCAATCGCGGAAAGGTTCGCTGCATTATTAGTTTATGAAAAACAAATAAACGGGAGTTAAAATACTATGGATAAAATTTTATTGAACTATGTTGAAAATAATCAATAAACTAAGTGGCTTGTAGATTTTAAAAAGATAGGGTTTCGTAAGGGTCAACCCAGCTTAGGAATAAGGGGTTATTAGATCATTAGATAGACTGAAGCGTCATTTTTTAGCGGCTTATTTATAGAGTTTCGATGTTGATGTGGAATGTAGCGAGTAACTCACAAAATACGTAAGTATTGAGCTATTTTTTTAATGCAGTCTATTTGGCAACATTACGTTTATAACTCAACACAAACGAATTAATTTTAAATTTATTTCTTTATAAATTGATAAATATCGCCAAATCTAGCTTTCAATATCATAATTTTATCTTCTTTTTTGACCAAAGTGAATTTATCAAATTTTCCTGCTCTGCCTAAAATAGAAATTTTTAATTTACCCGCTTCAATTTCATAATTTACAGGTGATTGGTCATAATAACCCCCTTCTCGAGCAATATGTGTAATGGTAACTTTACCATCATTTTTGAAGATCCATGTATCTTCCCGTTTTACTGTTTTTTCTGCGTCCTCAGATTTTTTAGTGTATTCCAAAGCCCATGAACCCTGAATATTTTGATTGGTTAGTGATGTACTTTCGGCAGAGACATGACCGCTGATAAGTAAAGCACTTGATAAAATTGCAGCTACAGTTATTTTTTTCATTTTGTTTATTTAATTAATATTAAGATAACATTAGACTTGTTCTTCTAAATAAAATATATTAAAATCAATTGCTTATATATACTTGATAACATTCACAATCAGTTGATACAGCCTAATAAATAAACTTTAAATTAAATTATTAAAAATAATAAATAAGCTTTATAATAAATTTCTATAAAAAATAAAAATCAAAGTATAACATGAAAATAAAAGAAATTTTACCAAGAATTTATGATGATAGACAGTTAAGAGCTTTAACAGGATTAAAAACAGAACATTTTATTTTACTATTATCTCTATTTGAAAAGACCCTTATTGAAGATCAAAAAGAAAAACATGAAAATAAAGAAAGAAAATACGGTAGTGGTTTAGATAGCACATTAAAAACACCCGCAGACAAATTATTATTTATATTAAATTATATGAAGTGCTATTCTACTTTCGATCACTTAGGGTTTTCTTTTAATATGAATAAATCATGCGCCCATACTCATGTATACAAATTATTTCCAATTTTAATAAAGACGTTAGATATATTTAATGTTTTACCTGCAACAAGTTTTTCAACCCCTGAAGAAATGCAGCAGGCTTTTGGCGGAGTTCAAACATTGATAATAGATGCTACAGAGCGTGCTGTACAACGCCCTAGTGACTATGAAGAACAAAATGAATTTTACAGTGGTAAAAAAACAGCATACAATTAAAAATACCACTATAGCTTCTTTAGGTCATTTAATTTTATATATTGGGGTTAGTTTTCCAGGTAAAAATCATGATTATGGAATGTTTAAAAAGAATTTAATCCAGAATTAAATTGGTTTAGTAATTTTAATATATTTATTGATTTAGGTTATTTGGGGTTTAATAATGAATATAAAACTAATTCGGTAAATATTCCTCATAAAAAACCAAATAAATCTAAGCATAATCCAAACCCAACATTAACAGAAAATCAAAAAAAAGAAAACAAAGAGATGAGTCGTGAAAGAGTCATTGTTGAGCATGTAATCGGTGGAATGAAAAGATATAGATGCCTAGTTGACAAGTTTAGAAATAAAAAAGAAGGTGTAAAAGATTTATTTTCTTTTTTAGCGGCTATCCTATGGAATTTTAACATGATATATTAACTTCTTCTTAAAGAACAAGTCTATTATATAACACCTGTTCTTTAAAGCTTACCTAAACTTACTCACATAAGTTGAGTGTTGTGTTTTATCCCGTTTCTAGCTTTACTTAGTAAGCTAAGCCAGAACTTGAAAGACAATAAGCTAACCCCGTAGAACCGATGGTTTAAAAGCACGAAAGACAAGAAACATTTATATTAAAATATAGCGTTCAACCCCTTTATTTGTTATGCTTTCAACCAATTATATCGAGTTATAAATGAAAATTACAGAACCGTTTATAGCGCATTACCCTTAAGGCAATATCATGAAATTATTAATACGAAACCTTGCACGTACTACGACAGAAAACGTACTTAGAGACATTTTTGAAGCGTATGGCACCGTACAATCCTGCTCTTTAGTTATGGACAAAGACACGAGGCAATCTAAATGTTTTGGTTTTATCGAAATGCCTAAAGTGGGTGAAGCAAAAGCGGCGATAAAAAATATTAACAATAAAGAACTTGAGGGAAGCAAAATTCGTGTGAAAAAAGCAGAACCTGTTTCCAACAAAAATACGGCTAAAATAAAAGACGATGCGTGATAAGTCTGTTCAAGACCCACTGCACGGCGTGACATTAAAAACCATTGTTACCCAGCTCATGGAGGAATATGGCTGGGAAGAATTGGCTAATCGTATTAATATTAAATGTTTTTCCAATAATCCCAGTATTAATTCGAGTCTTAAGTTTTTACGCAAAACTCCGTGGGCTCGGCAAAAAGTTGAGGAGCTTTATTTACATAATAAATGGGGGCTACCAACTTAAGACGGGACATCCAGTAAAATCAACTACTGCACGATTGTTGATTTTCCTCACTTTGTAAATATTGGGGATTTAAAACTGTCCCGCCTTAAGTTGGTAGCCGTTATAACCCATAGCCCTCATTTATTCTAAAAAACCTTCCCCTTCGATGAAAAACATAACTAATAACAATCGCTTTGAATTAACCGAACGCTGCAATAATGATAAAAAAAAATGGAAAATCGTTCACCCTTGGGATGGACGGTTCATCCCCTTGTCATCCGAAGAACTGTTCAAAGAAGCTAAAAAATTAGTCAAACTCTTAGACACATCAAATGCTGATTATATTGTCGGCTTTGCAGAAGGCGGGTTAATTCCAGCCTTTGCGGTTTCAATGGTTTGTGACCTCCCTTTAATTGGCTCTTATCGCGTAAGATGTAAACGCGAACATGAAATGACCTTCACGGAACCTCATTCTGAACGCCCCAACCATTTCATCTACGGTTTGAAACCTAATGATCGTATTATTATTATTGAAGATGAAATTACAACAGGAAATACGTTGATTAACGCAATGGAATGTTTCCAACAGCATGGGGTTGACGTGGTGGATATAGGGACTTTTATTTTAGTTGAAACACCCGAGTCTAAATTGCCTCAAGTAAAAACGAATTGGGATCGTGAGGTTAAATATTTATATTCTTTAGAGGAAGCCTCATTGCCGCATTAAAGCCCATTGCACATGTTCGCTCACTAATTCAGAATGATGTTGTTTCTCTAACAAGGCCGCTTTAGTTATCATCGACGGTTTAGCATTGCCTAACGCAACCGCAATATTACGCAACCAATGTTGATAGCCAATACGCCGAATCGCCGAGCCTTCCATTTTTTTTAAAAATTCGGTTTCGCTCCAGCTAAACGCCTCAACGAGTTGCAAACTATTTAGATTATGACGGGGATTAAAATCGGCTTCTGAGGATAATTTTGCAAAACGATTCCAAGGACAAATAAGCTGACAATCATCACACCCATAAATACGATTACCGATTAAAGGGCGTAATTTTTCAGGAATAGATCCCTTTAATTCAATGGTTAAATAAGAAACACAACGCCGTGCATCCACTTGATAAGGCGCAATAATGGCTTGAGTCGGACAAATATCAAGACAGGCAACACAATGACCACAATGTGAACTGACTTTGCTATCAACAGGTAACGGTAAGTCGGTATAGATTTCACCTAAAAAAAACCATGAACCTGCTTGACGGTTAATTAAATTAGAATGCTTTCCAATCCAACCGAGGCCTGCTTTTTCCGCAATGGCCTTTTCTAAGACAGGCGCACTGTCAACAAAGGCACGATAACCAAAAGGGCCTATTTTCGCCTCTATTTGAGTGGCTAATTTTTGTAAACGCTGGCGTAACAATTTATGATAATCGCGTCCTAACGCATAGCGTGAAATAAAGGCCGTTAGCGGTTGGTTTAAGTGATGCTGTATCATTTTTGGGTTTTCAGGTAAATAATCCATCCGTACCGAAATAATCCGCTGGGTTCCTGATTCCAATAAGGCAGGGCGACTCCGCTTTAAGCCGTGTTTACTCATATAACCCATTTCACCCTGAAACTCGTTGGCCAACCATTGCTGCAAATGCTTTTCAGCCGTTGATAAATCTATATCGCTAATCCCTATTTGCTGAAATCCTAAAGCATGTCCCCATTGTTTAATTAATAAGGTCAGCGACTCAAATTCGTCTGTAGTTTCAATCATCATAAAGTGCCGCCGTAAGCTAATAAATACCGCTAATAACAATAAACAATGTCATAATAAAGCAAGTAATGTTATAAAAATAAAAGGAAGAAATAAAATCATGGCCACTCAAGACCAAACTAAACTAAAAGATGCGGGTATTCAGCAACTTAGTATTAATTATAATACAGCCGAAGATAGGTTGTTATTTAAAATTGGACTCTCTAATGATTGTGAACTTAATGCGTGGCTAACACGTCGTATTGCCCAATCATTAGCGACATTACTCAATAAAACCTCATTAAAAAATACAACGATGGATCATAAATTACCCACTAATAAAAGTTTGCAATTAGAGTCACAGATTACACCCGAACTGTCTAAAAATACGCTCAGTAAAAATTTAGATTTTGCAACCAAATATCAACCTAGAAAACCCATTTATAGTGAGCAAGTTTTTTTAATTAATCGGTGTGACCTTTTAAATTATAATCAAGACTCAATGGCTTTAGAGTTAACCTGCACCAATAAACAAAGCATAAAACTTGCCTTAAACGAAGAATTACTTATGGCTTTAACCAATATGTTACAAATCGCTGCTCGTCAAGCAAACTGGGATATTGTCATAGCCGATTCTTTTTTTATGCAAAATCCTGCAAATACAAGTCATTTATTACATTAAGTTATTTTTATAAACAAGGATTTTTATGGACCCTTTTAATAGCACTAAACAACAAATTCGTTCTGTTATTGAATGGAAAAACCCACATCCTGAGAGTCTTTTTAGCCAATGGACTGATCGGGGCGATGAAATTAAAAAGGCCACCAAACTCATTATTAGTTCGGGACAAGGCTGTATTTTTGTTTATAAAGGAAACGTAAAAGCGGTGATGACTCAACCGTGTCATGTTGACTTACAACAAGATAACCTCTCCTTTTGGACAACGATTAATCACTTTATGCAATTTTTTGAAAGTGAGCATGACGTGGGCCTTTATTTTTTTAAAACCAGTACGCTATTAAATCAAAAATGGGGAACAACATCTGTAATTAACTATAAAGATCCTCAGTATAAAATTCCTATTGGATTACATGCTTTTGGAAATTATAGCTACCGCATTACAGATCCTAATAATTTTTTTACGTACATTATCGGGATACACAGTGATTTTTTTACCGATGATTTTAAAGCAATGATAGCCTCACGAATCATTTATCCTATTTCAAATTTTTTGGCGGAAAGTCGTTTTAGTTATACGGATATTGATGCCAATCATACTGAAATTGCCAAAGAATTAAGTCATAAACTCATTGAGACTTTTGCAAAATTAGGCTTTAAAATAACGGATTTTTATATTGAAGGAACCAGTTTTGATGATAAAACGTTAAAGCAAATTAATCGTATTGCGGAGATAGCCGAAGAAGCTCACGCGGCAGAATTGGTAAGCTTAGATTATGCAAGCATTTTACAGTTAGAAGATCTTCGTGATGCGGCGCGTAATGAAACGGGGTTGGCTGGAATGGGGGTAGGTTTAGGGGCAGATATTGGTTTAGGTGAATCGGTCGCCCAGAAATTTCATTCTCAACAATACTATACAACGCCTGTTCTGGATGATTCTATGATAAAACTTGAAAAATTAAAAAAAATGGTGACCGCCGAATTAATTACCGAAGATGAATATAAAGCTAAAAAACAGCAAATTTTAGAAGACTTTTAAGCAGGAGAAAGGATGTAAATTAAGGACTATTTACCGCTTATAGACATCTCAACGCATCGGGCAAAAAAAACTCACTCACTAATAAAGGCTGTTGCTGAATGGCATAAACCGTTCGTCGTCCGTAAATAACAGGCTCAAGCGTCAATTGCTGTTGTAATGCCTCACTCCAAAGTTTAGTTTTTATACAGCAAATATTCATATCTAAACGCTCTAAATGAGGATAAGAAAAAATAACCTCGCCTAATGGACGCGTCCCTAAATGGGATAAATTACGTTTAGCTATTTGAATCGTACGTTTAGGTAAAATAGTTCGCGCTAAAATTAAAGGTTTATCATCGGCATAAAGCAAGACTTCTCGAATCAAACTGTAACGCGGATAGCGTAAATGTAAGTGTTGCGCTTCACTTAAAAAAGGCGTTTTCCATTGATGAAATAAAATTTTCACTTTCACCGCATCACCATAAAAACAGCGGAGTCGTTGGGTGAGTGAGTGAGCTTCATAGGCCCAAGATTGTACCTTTAAGGGTAATTGTTGACGTATCTGTGAATGATTGGGTTTCCAGTTGGGTTCATCGTTAAATAGAAAACTGTTTGTTCGCAAAATTAAATCTCAGCTTAATCAATAAAAATTTCCCCGCCAACTTTAGATAGGTCATCGCTTGATAACGATGATTTAAAGGGGAAAACCAGCTTCCACAAAATTTAAGTGAAAGCTGACCAGAATGGAAGTCTATTCTCTTTCTAAAAAGAAAAACAAATATTTACATTTTAAAACCATGCTGTTTTTTTCTTGCTGAACAACCCGACATGTTTCATATTTTTCACGTCCTGGTGTGCTTTGCTTTTTAATAACGCCCTCTTCCACGCTGTATTTAAGTTTAATTGACATTTTACCTGTTCTGGAACGGGTATCTGTTGCAGATGTCAATATGGTTCCATCCTTTTTAAAATTCCAACGAATATTCACCTTTTTCTTTTCTTTATGCAGTGCGGGTGATTCGTAGTTTAACTTCCATTTTCCAAGGATAGACGAATTGTCTTCAAGTTTAATATCCTCTGCGGCTTGAGCAAAAGACGCGCTCATTAACAAGGCCAGTAAAGGCAATAATATTTTAGATTTTTTCATAATTTCAATCCTTCATTTAATTTATGAGAGTACACCAACCAGATTATAGCAATTAATCGCATTTTATGAATTTAAAAGTGGGGGTTAAAATGGATTGTTGATAAAATTTAACGTAATCCACCGCGTATTTTTATTTTTCAATAGCGGTTATGGGTTAATTGGAGTATACTCTAAAGGTTCCATTTAAGGGGGCGACTTGGCTTCGACGCGGGTAGCAAAACCTTGAGTGCATGTCAAGCACAGTACCGCTTGTAAAACCTACTGAAATTAAGTATTCGCAAATGACGAAAACTACTCAATGGCTTTAGCAGCTTAAACACTGCTTCCATTCCTTTGGCCGTATGTGCTTATGCGTGCGGGTTCTCACGAACATCCAGAGGTCATCTACATAAGATCGCGGCAAGGCTTAGTTCGGAGCTGGAAGCGTTAAATCCAATCGAAATCGCTGATTATTTTCTTGGCTCGTCGGGTAACAATCAGTTAAATCAAAGCGCGAGATAAACATGTAGAGCTTATGGCAGAGTGCTTGCGGACGCGGGTTCAATTCCCGCCGCCTCCACCAATTAACCAATTGATTTAAAAGGATTTAATCAATTTTGGTTTTAAAAATGGCTGTGAATGTGGCTGTTTTTGGCAGACTTCGTATAAAAATAGTCATCCACAACCTCTTTTCGTTATTTTTAAGCCATATTTCACTTGGCTTTCTTTGCATTATCAGGGCTATTTCTATCCTAATTCGCCTAGTTCCCTGCCCTTTAATTGCTTCATAAACCAATTGCCTTGAAACTTTGTTATTTTTGGCAAAAGTGGTAATTTTTATATGTTTTTTATATAAGCTAGTGTATTCATACATTTATCCAATGCCCCGTTCTTTTACACGTTCGTTTGTATAGGCATTAAGTTTGTTTGCCCCCGCCATAAACTTCCATAATAAATAATCCACAAAAATATCATGATGAGAAGCGTGGTTGGCCGCCTAATTTGTCCTGGTGATGGTTATCATGTCCATAAACCAGTTAACCCAGATGATTTCAAAAAAATCGATGATATTAGTAAAGCGGCAACAGACCTTCCCCCACCTTTAAACAGGGATAGTTCGCAAACGGTAGAAATAAAGCTGACGGCAACAGAAGTTATTTCTGATGTCGCCCCACTGATACCTTTTCATTACTGGACTTTTCATAACACGGTTCCCGGTCCTTTTTTAAGAGTTCGTGTTGGCGATACGATTAAATTAACCCTGCATAATGATAAAACCAGTACTCATAATCACTCCATTGATTTACATGCCGTAACAGGTTCGGGCGGGGGTGCGCCATTGACTGAGGTTGAACCTGGGGAGACTAAGACCATGCAGTTTAAGGCACTTAATCCCGGTCTTTTTATTTATCACTGCGCCTCTGGAAATGCGCCCATGCATATTGCAATGGGAATGTATGGGATGATATTGGTTGAGCCAGAAGCTGGGCTTTCTCCTGTGGATAAGGAATTTTATATTATGCAAGGGGAGCTATATACCAAAGGCATGTTAGGGCAACGAGGTTACCAAGATTTTGATAGTAAGAAAATGCTGAATGAACAACCTGAATATATCTTTTTTAATGGCCGTCCTTGGTTGAAAAAGGTGAATTGACTGCGAAAGTGGGTGAACGAATTCGTTTATTTATGGGGAATGGTGGGGTGAGTAAAATATCTTCTTTTCATTGGATTGGGGAAATTTTTGATTCTGTTTACCCAGAAGCATCTACATCAAAACCGTTGGAAAATGTTCAAACCACATTAGTTCCTGTCGGAGGAGCGACAATGGTTGAGTTGCAATTAGATGTTCCAGGAAACTATGAAACTATATTCTTGTTGACCATGCTTTAAGTCGTGTCGATAGAGGGGCTTGGGGTATTTTGAATGTTACGGGTAAAAAAGATAACGCTATTTATTCACAAGTGAAATAAACAATCGATTTG from Methylococcales bacterium carries:
- a CDS encoding SPFH domain-containing protein, which translates into the protein MDPFNSTKQQIRSVIEWKNPHPESLFSQWTDRGDEIKKATKLIISSGQGCIFVYKGNVKAVMTQPCHVDLQQDNLSFWTTINHFMQFFESEHDVGLYFFKTSTLLNQKWGTTSVINYKDPQYKIPIGLHAFGNYSYRITDPNNFFTYIIGIHSDFFTDDFKAMIASRIIYPISNFLAESRFSYTDIDANHTEIAKELSHKLIETFAKLGFKITDFYIEGTSFDDKTLKQINRIAEIAEEAHAAELVSLDYASILQLEDLRDAARNETGLAGMGVGLGADIGLGESVAQKFHSQQYYTTPVLDDSMIKLEKLKKMVTAELITEDEYKAKKQQILEDF
- a CDS encoding chorismate lyase → MRTNSFLFNDEPNWKPNHSQIRQQLPLKVQSWAYEAHSLTQRLRCFYGDAVKVKILFHQWKTPFLSEAQHLHLRYPRYSLIREVLLYADDKPLILARTILPKRTIQIAKRNLSHLGTRPLGEVIFSYPHLERLDMNICCIKTKLWSEALQQQLTLEPVIYGRRTVYAIQQQPLLVSEFFLPDALRCL
- a CDS encoding multicopper oxidase domain-containing protein, with translation MMRSVVGRLICPGDGYHVHKPVNPDDFKKIDDISKAATDLPPPLNRDSSQTVEIKLTATEVISDVAPLIPFHYWTFHNTVPGPFLRVRVGDTIKLTLHNDKTSTHNHSIDLHAVTGSGGGAPLTEVEPGETKTMQFKALNPGLFIYHCASGNAPMHIAMGMYGMILVEPEAGLSPVDKEFYIMQGELYTKGMLGQRGYQDFDSKKMLNEQPEYIFFNGRPWLKKVN